The sequence CCTTGCGAGCCAACGGCATTCAGCGCGGTGATCGCGTCGGGGTCTTGCTGAGCAATCGGGTTGAATGGATTGATGTATTGCTGGGGGCGGGCGCTCTGGGCGCCATTCTGGTACCACTGAGCACCTGGTCAACGCGGAATGAACTGGCGTTCTTGCTACAAGACTCAAATCTGGCGTTATTGGTGTCAACGGCACGCTTCGGCGACCGTGATTTCGAATCAGATTTTGTCGCACTGCAAGGCATGCCTGGTGTACCGGATCCTGCGTGCATCTGGTTGCTTGATAACGTTATCGGTAGCAGCAGTTTTCCTTCCTATAATGCGATCTTCGAATCCGCCAGCGCACTTGGTGTTCTGGCGGCGGATGCCGGCCCTTGTGCCGATGATGATGCATTAGTGCTCTACACATCAGGTTCAACCAGCGCACCGAAGGCTGTACCTTTACGCCAGTTTGCGGTGCTCGAAAACGGTTTTAACATTGGTGAGCGGCAAGGCTTTACGGATGCTGATCGGGTCTTGTTGTCATCACCTTTATTCTGGGCTTTCGGTGGCGCAAACGCGTTGCCAGCGACGTTTGGTCACGGCGCAACGCTGGTCTTGATGGAGAAATTCGATGCCGCGAGCGCGATGCAGATTATCGAGACCGAACGCTGCACCGCCATCTATACCCTGCCAGCGATGACGTCGGCGCTGGCGTATCACCGTGACTATCGTAAAGAACGTCTGGCCAGCCTGCGCACCGGTGTCACCATTGGTAGCGCTGAAGAATTTCTGATTGCGGTCGAGACGTTGGGAGCCGACGCTTTATGTAATATCTATGGTGCAACGGAAACCTGCGGTAATTGCGCGGTGACCTGGCATCACTGGCCAGTGTTGCGTCGTGCGCATAGTCAGGGGCCGCCACTGCCAGGACAGCAGATACGCTTTATCGACGAAGACACCGGTGAAGAGGTATTGCCCGGCATGCCGGGGTTAGCCGAAGTGCGTGGCTATACCACACTCGGTTACAGCGGTTTCAGTGCGCAGCAGAACGCTACAGCTTTCACCGCAGACGGTTATTACCGCACCGGCGACATGGGCAAGTTTAATGTCGATGGCGATTTTGTATTCGTGGGCCGGGTCGGCGAGATGATCAAACGTGCTGGCATTAACGTATCGCCAGCCGAAGTGGAAGCTGTACTACGACATCACCCATCGGTTCAGGATGTCGCCGTAGTCGGCGTGCCGGATGTCATCCGCGGTGAACTCATATTCGCATTTGTGGTACCCATCTCTTCGGAGGAGTTTGACGCTGCCGCGTTGCTGCGACATTGCGCAGCGGAATCGTCGAAATACAAGGTACCCGACCATATCGAGCCCTGCACCAGTCTGCCGCTGACCGCGACCGGCAAACTGCAGCGACGCGAACTTAAGCAATTGGCTCTCGAACGCGCTTTGGCACTTGCTGCCATCGCGTCCCAAAAACGCGCTTCGGCAGCATAGTCGTCGCGCTTCACTCCTGAGGTATTTATGCCACTTAACCGACCTACGGCCGTTATCGGGTCAGCCATCATGGTCCCGATTCATACGGATCGCCAATCCCTTGAGGAAATCCTGTACGAAGTTGCACAGGCGGCGCTGAAGAGCGCCGGTATTCCTATCGAAGATATCGACGGTATTATTGTCGGTTCAAATGACCAGGTTGACGGTCGTGCCATTTCCATCATGGCCGCATCCGGCTCTGTTGGCGGTGTGGACCGCGATATTCTTTCCACGCCATCGGCTGGTGAACATGCTTTCGTGATGGGCGTTTTGCGTATTGCATCCGCGCATTTCGAGACACAGTTAATCGTCTCCTGGGGCGTGACCGAAGCATCGTCACTGTCTGAAGTCGAGCGCCTGGCGGCTGATCCCTATTTCCATCGTAAACTTCCGCTCGACGATTTGTCTTCGTTCGCGCTGCAGGCAAATGCGTTGATCGCTGCACAACCGCAGGCACAAACCTTAGCGGCACAACTGGTGCAACAGAATCGTCGCCGTGGATCGCTAGCGTATCCTGAAGCCACTGGCCCCATCGAGACACCAGCAGAGATTGATGCATCGAAAGCAGTGCGTTGGCCAGTACGTGAAGCGATGCTGCGTGCGCCGACTATGGGTGCAGTAGCACTCGTATTGGCTTCCGAAGAATTCGTCACAAAAGCTGGCATCACTAACCCAGCCTGGATTCGCGGCATGGGCTGGGCGACTGAAGCAGCATTCCTGGGCGACCGTGATTTGACCGCGGCAACGGCTCTGCAAGAAGCAGCGCGTCAAGCGTTCGCTGATGCCGGCGTTGCGACCATTAGCGAAATCGACGTTGCTGAAATCAGCGCGGCGACGCCATTCCAGGAATTGATTGCTTATCAGGCACTGGGAATTGCTGAGCCAGCGCAATGGGCTGACGTGGTCAGCAAAGAACACGTGCATCCGACGCTTAACCTGTCAGGCGGCGTGGCTTCAATCAATCCTGTATTTTGTGGCGGACTGGTGCGTATCGCCGAAGCCGCTAATCAAGTCATGGGAACGGCCGGTAAACATCAGGCAGCCAAGGTCGATACTGCATTGGCGCACGCCGCGAGCGGTCCCGCCATGATGTATCAGACCGTTGTCGTATTCGGAAGCAAACTGGGAGGAACCCAATGAGTCAATCACGTACGAATCAACCACGTGTAGGTATTATCGGCATCGGTCAATCCGCATTCAAGCCGAAACGTGACGACGCCAGTTATCCCGATCTGGTCCGCGAAGCCGTGGTGCTGGCGATGGCTGGCAGTCAGCTGGAATTCGACGATATCGATGCGATTGTCTATTCGCTGTCGCCGGATGCAATGGTCGGTATTGGTAATGCAGAACGTCTTGGCGTTGATGCTGTCGGTGGGCGCAACAAGCGTTTCCTGCGTATCAACACCGGTGGTGCGACTGGTATTTCCAGCGTGGCCGCAGCGTATTACCACATCGCTTCTGGTGCTAGTGACGTCGTCATGACAGCTGGTGCGGACAAGGTGGGCGAATGCGGTGATTCACAAACTGTACTCAACAAAATCTGGGATCCAATCTACGAGCGTCCATTGCCGTTGGGTACGATCACCATGCTGGCCATGTCTGCAGTTCGCTACGCGGAAAAGTATGGCATGTCGCAAGAAGATATGGCAGCCGTCGTGGTTAAGAACCGTTACCACGCTTCGTTGAATGCGAATGCGCATTTGCGTAAGACGACCACTGTCGAAGAAGTAATGGCCTCACGCATGATCAGCTGGCCTATCAAGTTGATGGATTGCTGCCCACAGTCGAGCGGTGGTGGTGCGATGATTCTGGCTTCAGAAAAGTACATTAAAGACCGCAATCTGGATGCTGTGTGGATCACTGGTCTGGGCCATTGCTCCGAGAGTTATTACATCGGTGACCGTATGGGTAATGACTTCCTGGCTGATCATGCCGACGCTTTTGCACTAAGTCGTTCGTTTGAGCGCACCTATAAAATGGCCGGTATCACCGACCCGCAAAAGCAGATTCACGTCGCCGAATTGTATGCACCGTTCAGCAACACCGAATTTCACTCAATCGAAGCAGCCGGTCTGGCCAAAATCGGTACCTCGGTGGCGCAATTGAAAGAAGGACGTTACACCATCGGTGGCGAAATTCCTGTCAATCCATCGGGCGGAACATTGTGCACTAATGCGATTGCAGTGACGGCGATGATTCGCGTAGCAGAAGTAGCGCTGCAAGTGTGGGGCAAAGCAGGAACGCATCAGGTAAAAGGCGCACGCGTCGGCGTCGCCAGTGGCAACGGTGGTGATCATCAGTTCTTTGGAACAATGGTCATCGAGGCATAACATCGAAAGTATGAAAAGGTGAACTTTAAAAAAACACGGTTTTCAGTTTTTTTGAGGTCACCAAAAATCAATCAATTTTCTGAAGGAAAAAAAATGGAACTGCTGAAACGCCGCGAGGCCTGGAACATTACCTACAATCACGCACTGGGAGAGACAGCAAGCTGGTTCTACGTCCAGATTCGTGACCACGCCAAGATTTATGGTCGTCGTTGCGGCGAAACTGGCCGTGTGTTGGTGCCACCACGGGCTTTTTCTGACCAGACTCTGGAGCCAACCACTGAGTGGGTTGAAGTCGGTCCAGGCGGCTGTATCGAGACGTTCACAATGGTCTATGAGCCATTTCAAGGCTTGCCGGATCCTCCGTATGCTTTCGGTTATGTATTGCTGGATGGCGCTGATACCGCAATTGGTGGTTTCTTCAAAGGTATCGACCTGGCAGATCCGGCCAAAGCAGCGAAACAAATGGCATTAAAAACACGGGTTGTCACGAAGTTTGCAGAAGTTCGCACTGGTGATGTACTCGATTTCTGGTTCGAGCTGGAAGCAAACTGATGCAAACGGCATCCAGAACCGCACAGCGGGTTGCGGTGATTGGTGCCGGTGCGGCTGGGCTCTGCGCCGCCAAGCACTTGTTGGCGCGCGGGGTCGAAGTCGTTGTCTATGAACTCGGTTCATTCATTGGTGGCCTGTGGGTCTATCAGAATGATAACGGCCTCTCACCGGCGTACCGATCGCTACATTTAAACTCTGAAGTCAGCATCACCGCCTATAAAGATTTCCCTTTTCCGCAAGATGGCCCGCTGTACCCGGATCACTTCGGCGTCAGTCGCTATCTGCAAGCCTATGCTGAAAAATTCGGCGTGGTGCCACATATCCGGTTTCGTTCTAAAGTGGTCAATGTCAAAGCCGAAAATGGCGGCTGGCAGGTGCGTCTGAATGACGACAGTGTTGAGCGGTTCACCGCCGTCGTGATTGCCAGCGGACATCAAGGCGTACCCAAGCATGCCGGATGGCGTGATGACTTTGGCGGCGAGTACCTGCACTCAAACAGTTATCAGGTTCCCGAACCATTCCGCGACAAACGCGTTCTGGTGGTCGGTATGGGTAACAGTGCCGTCGACATAGCCTCCGATATTTGTGTGGTCACCAAATCGACCACAATTTCTGCACGCTCACCAGTGCTCGTAATGCCGCGCATGCTGTTTGGCGTGCCGACTTCACGGGTGCTGGGCAAGATCGAAAAGCGCTGGATGCCTTGGCCGATGCGCCGCACCATGCGTGAAATACTCACTCGCATTGTGCACGGCAGCATGAAACAATGGGGTTTTGTTGCGCCTAAAACGCGTACCCATCCGACTAGTCACCCAAGCCTGATGGGGCATTTTGTCTGGAACCGCATCACGGCGAAACCTGGGATTGAGTCGGTAACAGGAAATGAAGTGCGCTTTGTGGACGGCAGCGTGGAATCATTCGACACGATTATTGCGGCCACAGGTTATTCGGTTGGTTTACCTTTCCTGAGCAAAAATCCAGGTGAGGCAGAAGAGCACAAGCCGGACCTCTTCCTGCGCGTCGTTTCGCCAACGCAGCCCGGTTTATATTTCGTTGGATTGTTTAACGTCGCCGGTGGCGGCAACATTCGCATGATGGACGATCAGGCTGAATGGCTAGCCGAGTTGGTGTGCGGCGATGTCGATTTACCGGACCAGGCAGGAATGCGCCACGCGATAGGGCAAGAGCAAGCATTTCTGCAACGCCATTATCCCGCCAGCCCGCGCTACGCACTCGAGCTTGATCCAACATTCTATCGCAAGCAACTCGCAACAGAGCGCAAGCGTAGTCAGGGCTATCGCCAACGTGCCGCACAGCGCGTGCAGGAAGCATAACCTATAACCTCGCCGTGTTCTGTTTGCACCCATTCTTTTTACTTTGAATCGAGATCATGATGTCCTTGCGTGACAAGTCCTGTGTAACCGGTGTTGGCGAAACGGTTTACATGCGCGGTTCTTCTAAAACTGCGTTTGAACTTCAGATCGAGGCATCGCTGAAAGCTATCGCTGACGCCGGTCTGACCCCAAAGGATATTGATGGGATCATTCCGGTCGGCATTGTCAGTGGCACCGCCGACGATTTCATAGAAAACTTTGGGATTCCGGATATGCGTTTTTCGGCGATTATTCCCCACGGTGGTGCCAGTCCGGTGATGGCGTTGCAATGCGCCGCTGCTGCGGTCGCCGCTGGCGTATGCAATCACGTATTGATTACCTTTGGACGCAACGTCAGCGCTGCGTCCAACAAGGCCGGAGCACGCATCCATCAGATGCCGCAGTTCCATTTTGTGACCGAATTTGAATACCCGATCGGCGCGATCGCACCGGCGCAGCTATACGCACCGATGGCGCGGCGCCACATGGCGTTGTACGGCACAACGGTTGAGCAGTTCGGGGAGGTCGCAGTGGCTTGCCGTAAGCACGCATTGCTCAATGACAATGCGTTGATGAAAAAACCGATCACGTTGGAGGATCATCGCAATTCGCGCATGATCGCCGATCCGTTTCGATTGCTGGATTGCAGTCTGGAGAGCGACGGCGGTGCCGCTATTATCGTAAGCGCATCTGAGCGCGCCGGTGATTTACGCCAACCGCGTGTGTACATTTCAGGCGTGGCCGCCGGTCATCCCGATTCACCGGGATCAATCACGCAGCGTCCGGATATGACCAGTCTAGGGATTGCGAAAGCCGCGCCACGTGCTTTTCAGATGGCTGGCGTCACCCACGACGATATTGACCTGACCCAAATCTATGACTGCTTTACGTATGCTGTCATTCGCCAGTTAGAAGACATCGGTTTCTGCGCAAAAGGCGAGGGTGGTCCGTTCGTGGAAAACGGTCGTTTACAACTGGGTGGCGCATTGCCGACCAATACCCATGGCGGCTTGTTATCGCAGGCACATGTCTGGGGCCTGAACCATATCGTTGAGTTGGTGCGGCAATTGCGTGGTCAAGGTGGACGGGCACAAGTTGAGAATGCTGAAGTCGGCCTGGTGTCCGGCTATGGTGATATGGGCGATGGCGCGTTAGCCATTCTGCGCAGAGGATAAAAAATGACACTTCCAACCAAGCCAATTCCCCAAGCTACTCCGTTGTCGCGATCGTATTGGGAGGCTGCTGCAGAAGGTCGCCTGGTCATCCAGCATTGCGCCGCGTGCGGAAAAGCCCGCCATTACCCGCGTTTGTTGTGCGATGCCTGTTATTCAGACGCCGTGGAATGGAAACCTGCCACCGGTGCAGGCCGCGTGCATAGCTGGACGGTGGCGCACCATGCTTTTCACCCCGGTTTCGCCGGAGAACTGCCAT is a genomic window of Glaciimonas sp. PAMC28666 containing:
- a CDS encoding NAD(P)/FAD-dependent oxidoreductase gives rise to the protein MQTASRTAQRVAVIGAGAAGLCAAKHLLARGVEVVVYELGSFIGGLWVYQNDNGLSPAYRSLHLNSEVSITAYKDFPFPQDGPLYPDHFGVSRYLQAYAEKFGVVPHIRFRSKVVNVKAENGGWQVRLNDDSVERFTAVVIASGHQGVPKHAGWRDDFGGEYLHSNSYQVPEPFRDKRVLVVGMGNSAVDIASDICVVTKSTTISARSPVLVMPRMLFGVPTSRVLGKIEKRWMPWPMRRTMREILTRIVHGSMKQWGFVAPKTRTHPTSHPSLMGHFVWNRITAKPGIESVTGNEVRFVDGSVESFDTIIAATGYSVGLPFLSKNPGEAEEHKPDLFLRVVSPTQPGLYFVGLFNVAGGGNIRMMDDQAEWLAELVCGDVDLPDQAGMRHAIGQEQAFLQRHYPASPRYALELDPTFYRKQLATERKRSQGYRQRAAQRVQEA
- a CDS encoding thiolase family protein is translated as MSQSRTNQPRVGIIGIGQSAFKPKRDDASYPDLVREAVVLAMAGSQLEFDDIDAIVYSLSPDAMVGIGNAERLGVDAVGGRNKRFLRINTGGATGISSVAAAYYHIASGASDVVMTAGADKVGECGDSQTVLNKIWDPIYERPLPLGTITMLAMSAVRYAEKYGMSQEDMAAVVVKNRYHASLNANAHLRKTTTVEEVMASRMISWPIKLMDCCPQSSGGGAMILASEKYIKDRNLDAVWITGLGHCSESYYIGDRMGNDFLADHADAFALSRSFERTYKMAGITDPQKQIHVAELYAPFSNTEFHSIEAAGLAKIGTSVAQLKEGRYTIGGEIPVNPSGGTLCTNAIAVTAMIRVAEVALQVWGKAGTHQVKGARVGVASGNGGDHQFFGTMVIEA
- a CDS encoding Zn-ribbon domain-containing OB-fold protein, which gives rise to MELLKRREAWNITYNHALGETASWFYVQIRDHAKIYGRRCGETGRVLVPPRAFSDQTLEPTTEWVEVGPGGCIETFTMVYEPFQGLPDPPYAFGYVLLDGADTAIGGFFKGIDLADPAKAAKQMALKTRVVTKFAEVRTGDVLDFWFELEAN
- a CDS encoding thiolase family protein encodes the protein MMSLRDKSCVTGVGETVYMRGSSKTAFELQIEASLKAIADAGLTPKDIDGIIPVGIVSGTADDFIENFGIPDMRFSAIIPHGGASPVMALQCAAAAVAAGVCNHVLITFGRNVSAASNKAGARIHQMPQFHFVTEFEYPIGAIAPAQLYAPMARRHMALYGTTVEQFGEVAVACRKHALLNDNALMKKPITLEDHRNSRMIADPFRLLDCSLESDGGAAIIVSASERAGDLRQPRVYISGVAAGHPDSPGSITQRPDMTSLGIAKAAPRAFQMAGVTHDDIDLTQIYDCFTYAVIRQLEDIGFCAKGEGGPFVENGRLQLGGALPTNTHGGLLSQAHVWGLNHIVELVRQLRGQGGRAQVENAEVGLVSGYGDMGDGALAILRRG
- a CDS encoding Zn-ribbon domain-containing OB-fold protein, with the protein product MTLPTKPIPQATPLSRSYWEAAAEGRLVIQHCAACGKARHYPRLLCDACYSDAVEWKPATGAGRVHSWTVAHHAFHPGFAGELPYTLVTVDLDAGVRALGQWKSVGTPFIGQLVQGRFIPRDDTADLIFESGQD
- a CDS encoding class I adenylate-forming enzyme family protein, with product MERSCPTFRRETGLMMTRLSSRTFIELVRQQAQRKPEASALVCAQGRFSYGDLAERASRVASALRANGIQRGDRVGVLLSNRVEWIDVLLGAGALGAILVPLSTWSTRNELAFLLQDSNLALLVSTARFGDRDFESDFVALQGMPGVPDPACIWLLDNVIGSSSFPSYNAIFESASALGVLAADAGPCADDDALVLYTSGSTSAPKAVPLRQFAVLENGFNIGERQGFTDADRVLLSSPLFWAFGGANALPATFGHGATLVLMEKFDAASAMQIIETERCTAIYTLPAMTSALAYHRDYRKERLASLRTGVTIGSAEEFLIAVETLGADALCNIYGATETCGNCAVTWHHWPVLRRAHSQGPPLPGQQIRFIDEDTGEEVLPGMPGLAEVRGYTTLGYSGFSAQQNATAFTADGYYRTGDMGKFNVDGDFVFVGRVGEMIKRAGINVSPAEVEAVLRHHPSVQDVAVVGVPDVIRGELIFAFVVPISSEEFDAAALLRHCAAESSKYKVPDHIEPCTSLPLTATGKLQRRELKQLALERALALAAIASQKRASAA